From Sphaeramia orbicularis chromosome 21, fSphaOr1.1, whole genome shotgun sequence:
tcACAGAAGtcaaatattctctgtgtagtGTCATTtcctctgtgaaagtgtttaataaaaacactaaatcttattgGGAAttcgtggtcttgcttttgggttctgcctttgtactcagcctattacagtttgtactcttttattccctcacccaatgagaatcgataagagaatcgataaggtatcgaattgataagcaatatcgataatggaatcggaatcgttaaattcttaacgattcccatccctatccagggctgtcaaattcTGGACTGTCCGGCCTAAAGCTGGACGGATGGCCACCCTTTGTTTACAGCTGGGCGGCTGTAACTGGCTgggggtgtgtttgtgtagtAGTGCCGTAAACCATGCTGTTTCTCGCAAGATGAGATCTAGGCCACCAGGAGAGAAGCAGAGAAGTTGCAAGTGGCATATTCGACCCTAGTGGGGAAGGGGAGGGCTTCCATTCTCCCCCTACCATgacatttaaccatcacaattactttgAAGCTGTTTAACTGAGGTTAAAATGCTACATCATTCCAGTTTAatggagtgatgttttgcttttataaatgaatgatgcattttaaaacatttccctgtggtctacataaagtgtaaatgctatgctagggtctgaattcattaattcaactccacaggtccctATGTCTGAGTAATGGcactagaaaggtcgttttgagcgctggccctttaaatgcaaatgagccacttcatgccccaccccctccaggctgttgaccgtgctttctgtcccattcagccacttgtgtttgttaatacaatcaacgaatgaacattttaggtcaggggtgggcaatcctggtccttgagggccggtatcctgcatgttttagatgtttccctcttccaacacacctggttcacatgataagcctatcatcaagatctgcagaagcctgataatgaccttcaggtgtgctggaagagggaaacatctaaaacgtgcaggataccagccctcaaggaccaggattgcccacccctgttttaggtaatcagctcgaagtttggatatattttcagtatgaactacaactgctgctgctgacaaacaattatggcgtactctgagaaatgttcatcagcagtcttgaccttatatgtgcaaatgtcataatctaactagttatagatgtaacataTTCATGTCTGTGATGTGTCAGGAAATGGCATTTAAATATAGAGGGATGATGAAAGTGTtgtttcttggtttttttttttaaaacatgtaGGCGTATGTGTATGTAATAATATATAGTGATTATATAGTATTAGTATGGATTAATACCTGCAGTCTGTAAATAATATAGTTATGATTACAGGGAAACCTCAGGCCAGATGGTTGGTGGTAATAGATCATTAAAAGATGTGGGCAATGCAAGGAAAATGTATGTGCATGTACGTAGACAGAGGAGTGAGGCCTGTGGATTAACAATACGTTGTCTTCCCTCTGACCATATCTCCATTTCtaaacaataaaattacaaatgCAAAACAATTGAGaagaaatttttgtctttattatattttttattattgaccATCTATCATCAAtgagaagaaaaaacaataaaaaaacaccttgaattttccaCCAGGGCATATTGTTTGATGCTCATGATAGTTCCTTATTGTAGAATACGAAAAGTTTTACTGCTGTTATTTCTTTCAGCAAATTGATCATTTGATGATCACAATCTTACCCTGTACTGAAATCAAATCCAAACATTAAATATCACagatcagaaaaaaaaacctgccgTAACTATAGACTTTAATAACATTAATTTACTTTATGTGAACAGAACAAATTCTTCAAATGTGTGtaaatttctttcatttttagtcCATATATGACTGGATTGACAAGAGGATGATATAAAACAAGCTGTAAAGTCATAATCAAATATGCAGTTTTTGGAATATCAGATTCCAGTCGAACTACTACAATATTATATGTAATCAGGAATGAAAAGTTAATTAAAACCAGCAGATGGGGTAAACAGGTCTGTGCAGCTTTTTTTCTGACTTCTTTAGAGCTACGATATGTTATTATAAATATTTTGGCGTATGTAAAAAGTATGAATATCACAGGGAAAAATGCAAGATTTATTAAAACAGCAATGCCATACAGTGTTAATGTACGTGAAGCTACACAGTAAAGTTTGTGAACTGAGTTGCTACAAAAAATGGACTGCAAAGTGAATTTACAGAACTTCTGCCTATCAATCAGTATCACTGAAACACAAAGCTCACAAAGAGGAACAAACCAAGCTAAAACCAGTAGGACTGTTACAGTAGTTTTTCTCATGATAGTTGGATATTGCAGAGGtttacatatagacacatatCTGTCATAGGCCATGGCTGACAACAGTAAGTATTCAGAACCTGCTAAAACGTAGAACATGAGGAACTGAAACAGACAGGCTGAATAAGATATGACCTGCTTTTCAGATAAAAagtcaatcaatagttttgggtAGACCACAGTGCTGAAAAGGATAGAATTCAACAACAaagctgcaataaaaatgtacataggTTCATGGAGGTTTCGGTGAATCCAGATCAGACAAATGATGGTGGAATTACTACAGATTATAAGAATGTATGttataaatactatcataaaataaacatatttatatttCTGCAATTCCACATGCCCACCAAAAGTTATATATGTGACATTAAATTCTATAtccatttaaaaaattcaatataAAGATGCATAAAAACAACATATGATATAGAAAGACTTCAGAGTGTCACACAAATGCTAATGCTTGTGTAATTCTGTATAATACATCACCTGACCTGGAACTACACACTGTATGTGTCATCTCCATGAGAAAGTAACACTTGAGTCAGTGAAATGCTTTTATCAAGGTTTCTTCAACCTCCATGGATCTCATTAAACTTTCTCTCAGGAGGCAAGAGTTGTTAACTCATCTGGAACGTACTCATCAAACTTTGTGTGTTCTTGCTCAACATGATTATGTCACAACTCAGCTGACTTTGGACATTTTGAGTAACATGGTCATTGCACACTGATAGAAATAGAAGTTAATGCACATAAGTTTGCTGCATGTACAGCAAGCTACATCAGCCTAGGTATGTATGATGTAGCTAGCCAAGCTAAAGGCCTACATGGTGAAGAGGGTGGGACCAAGGATCAATCTCTGTGGGACACctttatgccacatttccactctGTGGtaccgacttgactcgactcggataccaggtactattcctggagactgtttccattaggcctgtaatggtacacgtaccaaaccgaactgtttcggtacacacctgttcggttcggtacacagctgtaccgaaacggcacagtatgatgagaaaaagaaaaaggaatgaaagatgtcAATCGacgcagaactttaaatccgtgcaagtttcacacggacttaataaaggacgcacacattgacccgaaatatgaaatagcagttgatataaggttaaaaaaaaacccaacaaatatgatgtgaacctggaaggaagagactggagaccctccaccatcattacagtccagtttggatcagttcaggttcaggtgaaagacaacaacgaggaaagagacgttaataagatggacgttgtttggcccctatgagctacgg
This genomic window contains:
- the LOC115412638 gene encoding olfactory receptor 6N2-like; translation: MDIEFNVTYITFGGHVELQKYKYVYFMIVFITYILIICSNSTIICLIWIHRNLHEPMYIFIAALLLNSILFSTVVYPKLLIDFLSEKQVISYSACLFQFLMFYVLAGSEYLLLSAMAYDRYVSICKPLQYPTIMRKTTVTVLLVLAWFVPLCELCVSVILIDRQKFCKFTLQSIFCSNSVHKLYCVASRTLTLYGIAVLINLAFFPVIFILFTYAKIFIITYRSSKEVRKKAAQTCLPHLLVLINFSFLITYNIVVVRLESDIPKTAYLIMTLQLVLYHPLVNPVIYGLKMKEIYTHLKNLFCSHKVN